A stretch of DNA from Gaiellales bacterium:
GCGGTCCGCGGGGACGCGGGCCGCGGCCGCGCGCAGGTCGGCCGCCTTGGGAAACGCGACGTTGCCGGCGAACGAGCAGAAGTAGCCGCGCTCGATCGCCTCGTCGAGCCGGTCGACCGAGCTGAAGCAGTGCAGCAGCACCGGCACCTCGGCCGCCGCGAGCATCCGGAACGTGTCGTCGTCGGCGGCGCGGGTATGGATCACGAGCGGCAGGCCGGTCTGGTTGGCGAGGGCGATCTGGGCCTGGAAGATGCGCAGCTGGTCGGCCCGGGGGGCATAGTCGCGGAAGAAGTCGAGGCCGCACTCCCCCACCGCGACCGCGCGGGGATGGGCCAGCAGCGGCCGCAGCTCGTCGACGTCGAGGCCGTCGGCGGCCTCATGCGGGTGGATGCCGACGATCGCCCACACCGCGTCGAACCGGTCGGCGAGGGCGAGCGCCTGCTCGCGGCCGACGGTGAGGATCCGGCCCACGCCGGCCGCCGCCGCCGCGTCCACCAGGTCTTCCGCCGCCCCCTCGCAGAGGTCGAGGTGCGCGTGGGTGTCGATCACGCCCGCGGGAAGAGCGGCGGCGGCTGGCTGACCTCGCCGCCCGCGGGCAGCAGCCCCAGGCCGGCCCGCTCCCAGGCGACGGCGCCGGGATCACCGACGGCCTCGAGCATCCGCTCCGCGGAGGCGGGGATGAACGGGTGCAGCAGCACCGCCAACGAGCGCACGGCGTCCGCCAGCGTGTACAGGGTCGTGTCGAGCAGCGCCTGGTCGGCGGCGGCCTGGCTGCGGGCGAGCACCCACGGCTGGCGCTCCTCGACGTAGCGGTTGGCCGCGCGCACGAGCCCCCAGATCACATCGAGCGCGCCGGTCAGGTCGATCGCGTCGAAGCGCTCGCGCACCGCCGCGTCGATCGGCTCGAGCTCGCACCGGCCCTCGGGGACGACGCCGCCGCGGTAGCGGACGATCATCGCCGTCGCCCGCGAGACCAGGTTGCCGAGATCGTTCGCGAGCTCGCCGGCGTAGCGGCGGTCGAGGCCGTCCCGGGTGACGCTCCCGTCCTGGCCCCACTGCACCTCGCGCAGGAGGTAGAACCGCAGGGCGTCGGCGCCGAGCTCGTCGATCACGGCGAGCGGGTCGATCACGTTGCCGAGCGACTTCGACATCTTCTGGTCGCCGCTCGTCAGGTAGCCGTGCACGAAGAGCCGCAGGGGCGGCTCGTACCCGGCCGCCATCAGGAGGGCCGGCCACGACACGCAGTGCAGGCGCAGGATGTCCTTGCCGAGCAGGTGCATCGACGGCCAGAACGTGCCGGAGACGTCGCGACCGAGGCCGTACTCCAGGGCGGTGTGGTAGTTCAGGAGCGCGTCGACCCACACGTAGATCGTCTGTTCCGGCTTCCACGGCAGCGGCACGCCCCAGCTGACCGTGGCGCGGCTGACGGAGAAGTCCGACAGGCCGGACTCG
This window harbors:
- a CDS encoding TatD family hydrolase; the protein is MIDTHAHLDLCEGAAEDLVDAAAAAGVGRILTVGREQALALADRFDAVWAIVGIHPHEAADGLDVDELRPLLAHPRAVAVGECGLDFFRDYAPRADQLRIFQAQIALANQTGLPLVIHTRAADDDTFRMLAAAEVPVLLHCFSSVDRLDEAIERGYFCSFAGNVAFPKAADLRAAAARVPADRILAETDCPYLAPPPHRGRPNQPAYAAITLGVLARERGVSEAALGEQIDANADRFFGL
- the metG gene encoding methionine--tRNA ligase, which gives rise to MPFSLTTPIYYVNSDPHLGHAYTTVAADALARHHRQRGEDVFFLTGTDEHGAKVAQAAAAAGMSPKEFCDRVSARFRDLVHRLEASNDFFIRTTDREHEKRVQQFMVRLRDAGHLYEDTYEGLYCTGCEQFYSQDELEQPGNVCPLHKTPVERLEEENTFFRLSAFQSQLLELYDRDREYVMPRARYNEARSFIESGLSDFSVSRATVSWGVPLPWKPEQTIYVWVDALLNYHTALEYGLGRDVSGTFWPSMHLLGKDILRLHCVSWPALLMAAGYEPPLRLFVHGYLTSGDQKMSKSLGNVIDPLAVIDELGADALRFYLLREVQWGQDGSVTRDGLDRRYAGELANDLGNLVSRATAMIVRYRGGVVPEGRCELEPIDAAVRERFDAIDLTGALDVIWGLVRAANRYVEERQPWVLARSQAAADQALLDTTLYTLADAVRSLAVLLHPFIPASAERMLEAVGDPGAVAWERAGLGLLPAGGEVSQPPPLFPRA